In Frederiksenia canicola, the sequence GTCAAAATATCCACTTCTTCAAATTGATTAAGCACACGGTAAACAGTGGCTAAACCAATTTCTGATTTTTGTTCAAGCAAGAGTTTATAAATATCTTCAGCAGAGAAGTGTTGCATATTTTCACGAGTCTTTTGCATTAACTCTAGAATTGTTAAGCGTGGTTCAGTCACTTTTAAACCGACTTTTTTCAACAGCTTGATATTTTCTTCAGACATTTTATGCTCCTTCAATAGGTATTCTGCAAAGAATTAGGCTAATTCGGCTAAATACATTTCATCAAAAATTTGTTTACACCAACGGTTTACACGATCTTCTGTGAGTTCTGGTTGGCGATCTTCATCAATACATAAACCAACAAAAGTCTCTTCATCAACGAGTGCTTGTGATGCTTCAAAGGTATAACCTTCTGTTGGCCAATGACCGACGATTACGCCACCATTAGGTTCGATAACATCACGCACCGTACCCATTGCATCGCAGAAATATTCTGCATAGTCTTCTTGGTCACCGCAGCCGAAAATGCCAACCACTTTATCGGTGAAGTCGATCTCTTTTAAGGTTGGCATGAAGTCGTCCCAATCGGCTTGTGATTCACCGTAGTACCACGTGGGAATACCGATGAGTAAGAAATCGTAGGCTTCGATATCTTCTTTGGTGCTTTTGGCGATATCACGAATATCAACAAGCTCTGCACCGAGCTGCTTTTGGATCATTTTTGAAATGTTTTCTGTGTTTCCGGTATCAGAACCGTAAAATAAGCCAACAACTGCCATTTGAAATTTACCTGTTTTTTATTTTATATCAATGTGTTAGACATTGATGTGATGATTTAAAATCTGTTCTATTAACTGTCCGCGAGAAATCCCTTTTGCGATAGCTTGCTCTTCCAAAGCAAGAACTAAATCCGAATGGAGTTTGAGTTCCACACGTCGCAATCCAGATGAGCGATCTCGTCTGAGCTGGTTACGTTTATTGATGCGGAGCTGTTGTTCTCGACTAAGCGGATTGGTGCGGGGACGCCCAACTTTTGGCAGGTTTTCGAACAGATCAAGGGTTATACAATCTGAGTCTTGTTTTGCCATCTTGAAATTGGTGGGCTACGTTCATTTTCAGCTAAACACGAGATGAGAATGATACGCTACTATTAAAGTATGAACTATACCATAATCTCCCAAACTTGAGAATAGGCGAAAGTATGGGTTGTGTGTTTTGCCTGCTGGGAGATTGACTAAATAGTGATAGAGATCACAAAATGAACAAGTCGTGCTTTTCAGTTTAGTGTTGTATGAATATTATACGAGTGTGCTTCGTGTCAATTAGGCTTTTTCATCGTGTTTAAACTCATATATAGGAGGGCACTATGTCACATATCAATGAGGCAATGATTCAACGTTTAGTTGAACATTTAGGTGGAAATGAAAACATTCAGAATGTCACAAATTGCATGACAAGGTTGCGTGTGAGTGTCCAACATCCAGACCTAGTTGCTCAACAGCAACTAAAAGGCATTGAGGGAGTATTAGGAGTCGTCAATGCAGAAGAACAAATTCAAATTATTTTAGGTCCTGCTAAAGCCAATAAAGCGGCTGAAATGATGAAGGCATATTTGCAACGCCATCCATCTTTAGCTCAAGTCTCACGAGCAAATAAGCAACAAATCAAAGCCCAACAAACGAATCCTATTCAACAATTTTTCGCAAAATTCGCTACGATTTTTACGCCTCTCATTTCAGGTTTTATTGCAGCGGGGCTTTTGCTTGGGATTGCCACTTTATTACAACAAATATTTGTCACTGGCGTTTCAGAACCAAATACAACTTTAGTCGCACTGATTAATTATATGAAAGTGTTTAGTAAGGGGTTATTTAGTTTTCTCAGTATTTTGATTGGTTACAATGCGGCTAAAGCTTTTGGTGGTTCAGGTGTCAATGGGGCAATCTTAGCGTCTTTCTTTATTCTGACTTACAACCCTGATGCGAAAGGCATTTATTCAGGATTGAGTGACTTTTTCGGCTTAGCGATTGATCCAAGAGGCAATATTATTGGTGTGTTGATTGCCGCCATTGTGGGAGCAAAAGTAGAAAATTGGGTCAGAAAATTTGTGCCAGACAACTTAGATATGGTGTTGACCTCCACTATTACGTTACTCATCATGGGTTGTTTTACTTTCTTGGTCATTATGCCTATTGGCGTAGTGCTATTTGATGGAATGTCTTGGTTATTTAACCATTTAAACGGCAATCCATTTGGCAGTGCAGTATTAGCTGGGCTATTCTTGATAGCCGTGATGTTAGGTATTCACCAAGGTTTTGTTCCCGTTTATTTTGCATTAGTTGAAACGCAAGGATTTAATGCCCTTTTCCCAATTTTGGCAATGGCTGGTGCAGGGCAAGTTGGGGCAGCATTGGCATTGTATGTCAAAGCAAATAAAGGCTCGTTATTGCGTTCGCAAATTAAAGGGGCAATTATTCCTGGTTTCTTGGGGATTGGTGAGCCTTTGATTTATGGTGTGACTTTACCACGAGTGAAACCATTTATTACTGCGTGTATCGGTGGGGCTGCAGGCGGTTTTACAATCGGGCTGATTGCTTATCTCGGCTTCCCAATGGGGTTAAATACCGTATTTGGCCCATCAGGTTTGTTGGCGGTGCCATTAATGACATCAAACAGCGGTATTTTCCCTGCAATGGGCGTTTATCTATTTGGTACTCTCGTGGCGTATATTACGGGATTTGTCACTACTTACTTGTTTGCTACGAAGAACGTCGATTTAAGCTAAATCATTTGGCGGTCACATTTGCAAAAAATGGGGCAGAAGTGACCGCTTGTTATTCACTGATCTCTGCAAAAGAGGCATTGAGTAATGTGGCTAAATCTTGTGGTGAGAGTGCAATGTCTAACCCCCGTTTGCCACCAGAAACATAAATTTGATCAAAGCCTTGAGCAGAGCTATCAATCAATGTGGGTAAGCGTTTCTTTTGCCCTAGAGGACTAATTCCACCTAGCAAATAACCTGTCGTTTTTTGTGCGATGTCTTTATCTGCCATTTCAGCTTTTTTCACTCCTAACGCTTGTGCGGCACGTTTTAAATTGAGCATCTTCGCAACAGGAATAACTGTAACGGCGAGCTTTTTTTGATCGCCATTTTCAGCAATGAGCAAGGTTTTAAACACCTGATTTGCCTCTAAATTCAGCTTTTCAACCGCTTCTAAGCCAAAATGGGTATTGTTTGGATCATGTTCATAAGGGTGAAGGCTAAAAGGTATTTTCTGTTTTTTGAGTAAGTTGATTGCTGGGGTCATGATGTATCCTTATATTTTTTCTTTTCGCATCATTAGGTAAAAAAGAGTAGAATTACCATAATTTTTACGCCTTATTTTGACAGAGAGAACGAAAATGGCAAATTTCCATTTAGCAATTGCAGCTGATTTTTTACTTGCTGAAAAATTATTAGATGCTTTAGAACAATGTAATTTAGCAATTGATGCGATTTCCGCCGTGGAATTGGAGAGTTTTGGCGAAGAGCATAACTTGCGTTTTGGAGCAAAAGCCGTGCCTCAATTATCACTTGATGAAGTGGATTGGTCGCAGTTCAGCCACGTATTATTTGCGGGAAAAATGGCAAATGCAGAGCTGTTAGCGAAAGCCGTGCAAGCAGGTTGTATTGTGCTAGATCTTTACGGCATTACGGCGTTAATTGGCAATGTGCCTGTGGTTGTGCCGAGTGTGAACAATGAAGCGGTTGCCCATGTTCGAGAACGCAATATCGTGGCGTTAGCTAACCCGCAAATCAGCCAGTTAGCGTTAGCCTTGAAGCCATTGTTAGATAAGCCATTACAGCAAATTTTTGTTTCATCTTTATTGCCATCAGCCTATTTCGGTGATGAGAAAGTGCGTGAGTTAGCAGGGCAAACCGCGCAGTTGCTTAACGGTATTCCATTAGATGATGAAAAGCCACGAGTGGCATTTGATGCCGTTCCTGCAAATGTACAAGGTGACGAGGCAAGTTTGCCTTTTTCTCGAGCATTTGAGTTACAACTTGCAAAAGTTTTGCCGAATCTGACCGCTTGTGTCACCTTCCATTCTGTGCAAGTGCCCGTATTTTACGGTATTTCACAGATGATCAGCGTGCAGTCTGAATATCCGTTAGATACCCATGAAATGAGCCAGTTCTGGCAATCACAAGAGTGGATTGATTTCCACGAAAATGAGGTGATTACCGCAGTCAAAAATGGTGAGAATGAAGAGTCAAACGGATTGCAAATTAGCCAACTACTCGCAAAAAGCGATAACAGCGTACAATTCTGGAGTGTAGCAGATGAACAGTGTTTCAGCTTGGCGTTTCTGGCCGTTGAGTTGTTGAAAGACGTGTTGGAATACTGATTAAAAATGCTTGAGTTATCTCAAGCATTTTTTGTTAGAGCGATAGGGGTAATTGCCAATTGATTTCGGTGAGATGATGTTGGCGTAAATACGCATTCGCTTTAGAAAAATGGCGACAACCAAAAAAACCTCGATGAGCCGAAAGAGGCGAAGGATGGGGGGCGGTTAGTACGCAATGGCGATTGCGATCGATAAATTGCCCTTTTTTCTGTGCATGGCTGCCCCAAAGCAGAAAAACTAAATGCTCACGGTGTTGATTCAATTGAGCAATCACTTTATCGGTAAACCTTTCCCAACCAATATTCGCATGTGAATGTGCTTTTCCTTGTTCAACCGTGAGCACCGTATTGAGCATCAAAACGCCCTGTTTTGCCCAGTCGATTAAATAACCATGTTGTGGAATTTGAAAGCCAACATCTTGGGACAGCTCTTTATACATATTGAGTAATGACGGCGGTGGAGCGATGTTGGGTTTAACCGAAAAGGAGAGACCATGGGCTTGATTCGGGCCATGATAAGGATCTTGGCCTAAAATTACCACTTTCACTTGCTCAAATTCCGTTAATGAAAAAGCACTAAACACCTCATTCTGCGGAGGATAAATGGTTTTCCCTGCCAGTCGTTCTTGATGAATGGTGTGCAAAATAGCTTGAAAATACGGTTGTGATTTTTCTTCTCCAATGGCCTCTTTCCAGGTTTTCATATCTATCCTTGTTAGCAATAGGTAAATTGACGGTTGTAAAATGTTAAAAGTGCTCAAAATTTGTTCTTTGAATGCAATTTAAACAAAAAATAAGCAACTTTTTCTCGCTTTTTCTTGATGAGTTGTTAGAATACTCAAAATTTTTTGAAACTTTAAACTTTTTTAATAATCTCAGGAGTTCCCCATGATCAAAGGTATTCAAATCACTCAATCTGCTAATCATAACCTATTAAATTCATTTTGGTTATTAGATGAAGAGAAAAATGAAGCACGTTGCTTAGTTGCAAAAGGCGACTTCGCAGAAGACCAAGTGGTTGCAATTGATGCGTTAGGTGAAATTGCATACCGTGAAGTGCCAGTAAACGTTGCCCCAACAATTAAAGTGGAAGGCGGTCAGCACTTAAATGTGAACGTATTACGCCGTGAAACGTTGGAAGATGCGGTGAAAAACCCAGAAAAATACCCACAATTAACCATTCGCGTTTCTGGCTACGCCGTGCGTTTCAACTCATTAACACCAGAGCAACAACGTGATGTAATTACTCGTACTTTTACAGAAAGTTTATAATTAGATTTAAAACTAAAAAGCACCTTCGGGTGCTTTTTTATTTGCAAAATTATCTCAGGAACTGACCGCTTGTGGTCCACGGAATATAAAAAAACCGAGCCATTTGGCTCGGTTTTCTAAATTTGAAATTAGCGACGTAAACCTAAACGTGCGATAGTTTCAGAATATTTAGCAAGATCAGTACGTTTTAAGTAGTCTAATAATTTACGACGGCGTGAAACCATACGTAATAAACCACGACGACCGTGGTGATCTTTTTTGTGCTCTGCAAAGTGTGCTTGTAAGTGGTTGATTTGTGCAGTTAAAAGTGCGATTTGCACTTCTGAAGAACCAGTATCTTTTGCATCACGACCAAATTCAGCAACGATTTTTGCTTTTGCTTCTACGCTTAGAGACATTTTTTACTCCTAAAAGGTTGAGTGAATATTCATCAATAGCCGATCTCTAATTCAGCTACGACACGAAGTTGCAAATTCTAAAGGTAAAGAGACGAGATTTCAATGCCTTTATCTTGCAAGCGGTCACTTTTGTGTGATTTTTTGCAAATCTAGTGTTTATTTATTTGCCCTGTTGGTTGCAAATATTCCTCTTTGTTTGGATCAACGGTTTTTGCTTTGCGAATAATCGGTTCAATGGTGGTACCTTGGGCGAGAATGGAGAACATCACCACAGAATAGGTCATCACTAGAATTAAATCTTTCACATCAATGTCATTCACATAGGCGGTTTTGGCTGGAATGGCTAACGCCATTGCTAATGCCAAACCACCACGCAAGCCGCCCCAAGTCATAATTTTCAATGTGTATGGGTTATATGTGCGGACACGTTGCAAGAGTTTAAACGGTAGCCATAAACTGGCATAGCGGCAAGCTAAGCAGATTGGAATTGCAGCGATCATCAAAATGATGCCGTAGATGTTGAAATCCACCAGTAACAATGCAAAGCCGATTAAGAAGAACAGCAAGAAGTTTAAGAAGTGGTCGATCATTTCCCAGAAGTGATCAAGATAACGTTGACTTTGCTCTGAGAAGCCTGAATGGCGTGTCCAGTTGCCGATCATAATCCCTGAAACTACCATTGCTAATGCTCCTGAAACGTGTAACACGTTGTTCGCCAACATAAAGCCTGCGGTTGGAATAGTGAGGGTAAGCAAAATTTCCATACTACCGTCATCGGTGGATGAAATCAGTATATGGGCGATGAACCCGAGCACGAAGCCGAGTAAAATTCCGCCGATTGCCTCGTGTAAGAACAAGCCTAGAATGCTGGAAAAACTGGCTTCTTGCCCACCAAATGCCACCGCGAAAATAGTGATAAAGACCACCAAGCCCACACCATCGTTGAATAACGATTCGCCTTCCACTTGCATTGATAAGCGTTTTGGCGCCCGCAAGTTTTTGATAATGGCTAATACGGCGATGGGGTCCGTTGGTGAAATTAACGCACCAAACAGTAAGCAGTAGATGAAATCAATCGGCAAGCCGATGAGATTGCTGATGGCGTAAACGGCACCGCCGATAAAAAAGGTGGAGGTCGTTGTGGAGAATAATGCGAAAATGGTGATTTCCCATTTTTGATCTTTGAGAACTGGTAATTTGATGCCAAGTGATCCTGCAAAAAGTAAGAAACCTAAAATGCCATTTAATAAAAAGCTATTAAAATCAACTTGTTCCATCACGTCTTTAGCAACGCTGCCGATGTTAAACCAACCAAGCCAACCAAAGAAAAGAAGCAGTAATGATCCGACCATCGCTGAAGCAGTAATCGCAATAGTGGATTGGACTTTGTCGCTGATTTTGCTGGTGATAAAGCCAAGTAAAATCGACAACGCCGAGAGAAAACAGATATAGGCGTAAATTCCCATAGGGCGTCCTTAGAATTGAAGTGTCACGAAAGTGGCGGATTATAAACTAATTTTTAGATGCCGTATAAAAATTCACATCATTTTAACGACTACTTGTGTTTGTGAATCAGCACATCAGTTAGCAAGCCATTTCGTTTTAATTCGTTAGCAATGCGGATCGCAGTTTCAGTTTCGCAGCCTGCGTATTCAGCAATTTCACGATAAGTCCAATTATAATAGGGGAAGTGTTGGGTAAGAAAATAGATGCTGTCGATGACACGATCCAAGGTACGTAGATAGGCACTTTTAGCGAGTCGTTGCTCTGCATCACGCAATTCGTTGGCGATTGTTTGCAGTAGCATCTTGCTGACGATGGGGTTTTCAAGGAAAAATTGATTGATGTCATCGGGTTTGATACGGATAATTTCCGCTTCAACCAACACTTTAGCATTACAGTGATATTGGCTATCACCAAATAGTGTTCGGTAGCCAAAATATTCACCTGTCTGGTACAACCTTACTAAGCTCTCTTTGCCGTTATCCAAAGTGTGATATAAGCCAACTAAACCGTTTTGAATGAAATAAAACTCCTTAGCGGTTTCTCCTTGTTTGTAAATGCTCATGCCTTTTGAAAGGGGATGGAGATGAGTGAGTTTACAGGCATTAAGCAGATCGGGGGTTAAATTCATTTCCATTGAACTCTCCATAATTATGTCAACGTGAGGCAGTATTCTAAGTATATTTGCAAAAAATTTGAAGAAAATGACCGCTTGTGTCACTGACAAACAAGCGGTTAGTTTTTATCAAGATTTTGCAAATGCACATTTAGATTTCATCAATGATCCGATACACCCAGTTTTCGAGAGGATCATTCAAGCGTTTCATCTCGGCACGCATTTCTTCTAACATCTCTTTTTTGATTTCACGATAGCGGTCGTCGTAGAACAAATTGTGCATTTCTTCAGGATCTTGGCGAATATCATAGAGTTCGCACAGATCCGTGGCATTAAACACTAATTTGTAATCTTTACGTCGCCACATTCGTTGCTCAAAATAGACAAAATGTCCTGCAAGCTGACCGAGCAAGCCTTTGCGGTCGTTCGGTTGATTCTGGCGGGTGATCGGCAGAATGGTTTCACCTTGGAAAGCTTCGGGCACTTTTTGCCCTGCGATGTCGAAAACGGTGGAGGTTAAATCGTGCAAATAGACCAAATTGTCGTCCACTTGATTGACGCGATCTGACTTCGGATCTTTGATAATCAACGGAATGTTGTAGGTGCTTTCAAACATAAACTCACCTTTTTCAATCATTCGATGTGCTCCCATGGCATCGCCGTGGTCGGCAGTAGCAACAAGGAAGGTGTTATCGTACAGATTGTTTTCTTCTAAGAAGGTAAACAGCTCGCCGATAGCATCGTCGATCATTGTGATGTAGCCCCAGAATTTTGAGATCACTTCACGCCAACGCTCTTCGCTTGCTTCCCACATTCCCCACATTTTTGAAATGGTGCGAAAGTGATTTGGTTTATCTTCAAGCGGTTGGAAAAAGCTTTTATCTAGAACGATGTCTTTCGGATCGTACATTGAGTAGTAAGGCTCTGGCACAACGCATGGAGTATGTGGTCCCCAGAAGTTGATCCACGCAAAGAACGGTTTTCCCTCCGACAAAGATTCTGTGATGTAGCGTTTGGCTTCATCAATGATGAAATACTCAATAGTTTCTTCTCGCGTGCCAGACAATAAACCGCATAGCTCCTGCACTCGCAAATGGGGATTATCACCAAAGTAGGCTTTGCTTACCGTTGGGGCTTCGTACCCTTTTTCTTCTAACCACTCTTTATAGCGGTTTGAGTGTGTTGGTGGTTGGTTGAACACCAAATTTTTATATACCCCACTACCTGGATAGCCATAACCGTCGAAATTATGCCCTTTAATGCCATAATCTTCAGGCACAGATTTAGTACCAACATGCCATTTACCCACTACATAAGCATTGTAGCCTTTCAAGTTGGCAATGTTTGGGGCAGTTTGGCTGATTTCGCCTGTGCCACCTTTTTCGCCATTTTTGATAATGCCGTGGCTAGACGGCATTAACCCTGTGAACAGCGATGTGCGAGCGGGTCCACACACCGAAGCGGGCGTGAACGCATTATTGAAACGAATACCATCTTTCGCTAGTCGGTCTAAATTTGGGGTTTTCACTATCTGATGTCCATAAGTCCCCAACATATCCTTACGAACCTGATCTAACAGAATATAGATAATGTTATTCATAATTTACGCCTTTTGTTTACGACCTAATACCGCAATTATAATCACTTGTAGTACTGCCCATACACCTAAAATTAAGGTGGCGTTGCCTTCTGGTGAGGCTAAACCCAGCGGTGATAAAATGGCATAAAGTGTGACTAAACCTAATACTAAGGATGCAACGGTTACTTTTGCGTATTCCCAGTTAGTTAAATCCACATTAGCGTGGTTTACGGTGTTGTCTTCATACGGTGTTTCGCGTTTGAGGAATTGACCTAACACTAACATTAACACCACATCAAATACGAACAAGCACGCCATTACATACACAAAGTTCCATTTTACTTGGAATACCCAAACGATGCAGAAGTAAAGGATAACGTGAGCAAGCAAGGCAATACGTGCAGCTAAACCAGATACGGTTTTGTTGAATAAGCCAACGGCAAAGAGTGCCACGATAGGAATGTTCACAAAGCCTGCAAAACGTTTAGTGACAAGGAAGATACCGTCTGTACCGAACATCAATAACGGTGCAATAATAATGGTTACCACCGCCATAACGGCAGAGACTTGTTTTGCAAAGCGAATGAGTTCCGTATCCGTACGTTCTTTTTTGCTGATGGATGGTAATAAGTCTTTACAGAAAATAGTTGCTGCAGAGTTTAAGAATGAGTTGAAGGTACTCAATACTGCACCGAATAACGCTGCAACGAAGAAGCCTTGTAATGCGGTTGGCAGTACTTTATTGACTAATTGTGGATAAGACGCATCAATTGGTTTTAAACCTTCTCCAAGAATATGGAAACTCAATAAACCCGGTAAATTAAGAATGATTGGAAGTAAAAGTAGGAATAATGCGGCAATTAAGATTCCTTTTTGGCCCGCCTTTAAATCTCTCGCACCTAAGGCACGTTGAACAATTGCTTGGTTGGTCGTCCAGTAGAAGAAGTTTACGATTAAAATTCCTGTAAACATAGCTGGCCAAGGTACTGCATCGGTAGCACTACCGATAGCATTGAACTTCTCAACATGTGTCGTGGTAATAATGTGGAACCCTTCGGAAATACTGCCGTTACCCAAATAGCTCAAGGCGAAAATGGGCACGAGCAACGCTCCGATTACCAACAACACGGCATTCCAAGTATCTGACACCGCAACTGCTTTCAATCCACCGAAAATCGCATAAATTGCTCCTACGATCCCGATAGTGATAACAGTATAAACAATGGCTTGACCGTAACTTAAACCGAATAAAGTTTCTAAGTTAAACACTTTATTAAAGGCGATTGCCCCCGTATAAAGTGCGGTTGGAATCACGATAAAAAGATAGAAAATTAAGAAAAGTGTCGACATAATCAAGCGAGTTTGACGGTCAAAACGGTTTTCAAAAAATTCTGGAATAGTGGTATATCCGTTGCGGATATATTTTGGAAGTAGATAGAGAGCTAAGAAACAGAGCGGTATAACGGATTGAACTGTCCATGCAATAATTGAGAAGTTGCCTGCATAAGAGTTTGCATTCACTCCGATTAACTGTTCGGTAGAAAGTGAGGTAAGCACCATTGAGCAGCCGATGACAACGGCACTTAACCCACGTCCTGCCAAGAAATAGCCCTTAGAAGTTGTTAAATCATCGTTTCTGGTTTTATACCAAGAAACCCCTGCCACCAAGCCTGTGACGATTAAAAAACTGACTATGGTTAAAAACATATAGTCCTCCCGTACGTTATCTATAATTCATCTATCCTTGATTACTGCTAAACGCTCCTTATAAAGTCCTATTCTAAATAAACCACAATTAGAATGTTTTTAAGCATAGTATGATTATTTACTTTGTGATTATGATAATAATCATAGAGTTAAAGTGATCTTGATCACATTTCAGAAAATTTCTCAAAATATGAGAATGATCATAAATAAAGCCCAAACAACATTGCCATAATTAGCACCCAATAATGAAAGGGGGAATTATGAGCCTATCTCTCATCTTAATTTTAATTGCTTGTGGCATTCTCGCAAATTTCATGTCAGCGTTATTTGGCATTGGTGGTGGGGTATTGATTGTACCCGTGTTAAGCACACTTTTTCCTGACTTACCTTTTCAAATGATCTCCGCAACCTCCCTCACCATTGTGATGGGAACGGCCTTAATCAATCTCTACTATTTTTATCGGCAACATATTCAAATTAGCTATAAAGCAATGTTGGTTTGGTCGGTAGGCATGTTGATTGGTGCTCAAATTGGCTTTGAAAGCAGCTTTTACTTGCCGAAAAATATTATTATCGGAGTGTTTATTATCACGCTTTTACTGCTTGCTATTCGAACATTATGTTTTTACAACACTGCAAAATATAGTGAGAATCTGACCGCTTGTGAGTTGCCAAAAGGCATTTTTCTTTGTCTATTTGGCGGAACCGTGGCAGGAATGACGGGGATTGGCGGCGGGTCAGTGATGGCTCCTCTGATTGCACAGCTTAAAAGCGTGAAGCCGCATCAAATTGCGGTCTATTCTAACTACATGATGGTGATAGGTGGGCTTGGCAATATGTATGGCTATGTAACGAAAACACCTGAATTACAATTGGATAACTCATGGCAGCTAGGCTACATCAACTTTTCGGTGGCTGCCTTGGTCGTTTTAAGCTCTTTTTTCACGAGTTTTGTGTCAATGAAAGTGAAAGGCAAATTGCAACCAGACCTTACTCGTAAATTACTTGGCATCATTTTGTTGCTGATCGCCACTTACATGTTTGTCTTACAGCATTTATCATTTTAACAAGCGGTCAGTTCCTTAAGATTTTTTGCAAAAATTCAAATTGGAGAAAAAGGGAGTTTTCAGTATAATCGGCACAATTTTTTTATGTTAGGAACATCACAATGATTGAAAAAATGCACGATAAGAGCAGCAGTCTTGCTTTTAAAATTATTTTTGCATTAGTGTCGGTATCCTTCGTGCTTGGTGGGATCGGAACCGGTTTTTTACGAGCAGATACCTCAGCGGTGAAAGTCAATGGCGAAGAAATTTCACAATACGCCTTTAGCCAAGCAAAAAACCGCCAACAAAATGCGATGAATGCTCAGTTAGGTGAGCGTTTTTGGGATTTACTAGACAACCCAGAATACAACAAACAGTTTAACCAGTCGATTTTAAACGGTTTAATTGAAGATGAATTGCTTCGTCAATATGCCAAGCAACTGAAATTGGGCGTAAGTGTTAATCAAATCAAGTCTGAAATTGTGAATTCGCCGAATTTCCAAAAGGATGGTAAGTTTGATAACGCACTTTATCAGCAACTATTGCGTAACAATAATATCAGTGCGGATCAATATGCTTCCATCGTTTATGAAGGTGTGCTTTTTTCGCAACTGCAAGAAGGTATTGTGGATAGTTATTTTACGGTACCAGTACAGCAAGAACAGTTAGCAAAATTGTTGCTTCAAAAGCGTTCAGTGCGTTTAGCGACGCATTCATTGGCAAAAGAAACAGACACTCAAGTTGCCTCTAACGAAGAACTGCAAACTTACTATGATGCACATAAAGCAGAGTTTATCAATCCTGAAAAATTAACGG encodes:
- a CDS encoding sulfite exporter TauE/SafE family protein, with translation MSLSLILILIACGILANFMSALFGIGGGVLIVPVLSTLFPDLPFQMISATSLTIVMGTALINLYYFYRQHIQISYKAMLVWSVGMLIGAQIGFESSFYLPKNIIIGVFIITLLLLAIRTLCFYNTAKYSENLTACELPKGIFLCLFGGTVAGMTGIGGGSVMAPLIAQLKSVKPHQIAVYSNYMMVIGGLGNMYGYVTKTPELQLDNSWQLGYINFSVAALVVLSSFFTSFVSMKVKGKLQPDLTRKLLGIILLLIATYMFVLQHLSF
- a CDS encoding sulfatase-like hydrolase/transferase encodes the protein MNNIIYILLDQVRKDMLGTYGHQIVKTPNLDRLAKDGIRFNNAFTPASVCGPARTSLFTGLMPSSHGIIKNGEKGGTGEISQTAPNIANLKGYNAYVVGKWHVGTKSVPEDYGIKGHNFDGYGYPGSGVYKNLVFNQPPTHSNRYKEWLEEKGYEAPTVSKAYFGDNPHLRVQELCGLLSGTREETIEYFIIDEAKRYITESLSEGKPFFAWINFWGPHTPCVVPEPYYSMYDPKDIVLDKSFFQPLEDKPNHFRTISKMWGMWEASEERWREVISKFWGYITMIDDAIGELFTFLEENNLYDNTFLVATADHGDAMGAHRMIEKGEFMFESTYNIPLIIKDPKSDRVNQVDDNLVYLHDLTSTVFDIAGQKVPEAFQGETILPITRQNQPNDRKGLLGQLAGHFVYFEQRMWRRKDYKLVFNATDLCELYDIRQDPEEMHNLFYDDRYREIKKEMLEEMRAEMKRLNDPLENWVYRIIDEI
- a CDS encoding Crp/Fnr family transcriptional regulator, encoding MEMNLTPDLLNACKLTHLHPLSKGMSIYKQGETAKEFYFIQNGLVGLYHTLDNGKESLVRLYQTGEYFGYRTLFGDSQYHCNAKVLVEAEIIRIKPDDINQFFLENPIVSKMLLQTIANELRDAEQRLAKSAYLRTLDRVIDSIYFLTQHFPYYNWTYREIAEYAGCETETAIRIANELKRNGLLTDVLIHKHK
- a CDS encoding solute:sodium symporter family transporter, with amino-acid sequence MFLTIVSFLIVTGLVAGVSWYKTRNDDLTTSKGYFLAGRGLSAVVIGCSMVLTSLSTEQLIGVNANSYAGNFSIIAWTVQSVIPLCFLALYLLPKYIRNGYTTIPEFFENRFDRQTRLIMSTLFLIFYLFIVIPTALYTGAIAFNKVFNLETLFGLSYGQAIVYTVITIGIVGAIYAIFGGLKAVAVSDTWNAVLLVIGALLVPIFALSYLGNGSISEGFHIITTTHVEKFNAIGSATDAVPWPAMFTGILIVNFFYWTTNQAIVQRALGARDLKAGQKGILIAALFLLLLPIILNLPGLLSFHILGEGLKPIDASYPQLVNKVLPTALQGFFVAALFGAVLSTFNSFLNSAATIFCKDLLPSISKKERTDTELIRFAKQVSAVMAVVTIIIAPLLMFGTDGIFLVTKRFAGFVNIPIVALFAVGLFNKTVSGLAARIALLAHVILYFCIVWVFQVKWNFVYVMACLFVFDVVLMLVLGQFLKRETPYEDNTVNHANVDLTNWEYAKVTVASLVLGLVTLYAILSPLGLASPEGNATLILGVWAVLQVIIIAVLGRKQKA